From a single Loigolactobacillus coryniformis subsp. coryniformis KCTC 3167 = DSM 20001 genomic region:
- a CDS encoding transaldolase family protein yields MKFFLDSAKIDEIREARDTFGIDGITTNPKHVMASGKPFLTVIHELAEEFKDNPDFPISVEINPHLTKATEIIPAAKKISAISQNFAIKIPCTVEGLAAARELEKAGVRTNVTLVFSPSQAIVPAKIGAKFVSPFVGWKEDSGDDGLSYVRDIVQIYKNYDYKTEIIVAAVRNGYQIAEAAKAGADIVTAGLSVYKTAFEHPFTKQGLGVFQNAWDNTKTE; encoded by the coding sequence ATGAAGTTTTTCTTAGACAGCGCCAAAATTGATGAGATTCGTGAAGCACGGGATACATTTGGTATTGATGGTATTACGACAAATCCGAAGCATGTGATGGCATCTGGTAAACCATTTTTAACTGTAATTCATGAATTGGCTGAAGAATTTAAAGATAACCCTGACTTTCCAATTTCCGTTGAAATTAATCCGCATTTAACTAAGGCAACCGAAATTATTCCTGCTGCTAAAAAAATATCAGCTATTTCCCAAAACTTTGCAATTAAGATTCCATGCACAGTAGAAGGACTAGCTGCAGCTAGAGAATTAGAAAAAGCTGGTGTTAGGACGAATGTCACATTGGTTTTCTCGCCATCTCAAGCAATTGTTCCTGCAAAAATTGGTGCTAAGTTCGTTTCACCATTTGTCGGCTGGAAAGAGGATAGTGGTGATGACGGTCTTTCTTACGTACGTGATATTGTTCAAATTTATAAGAATTACGATTATAAAACAGAAATTATTGTGGCTGCCGTACGTAATGGGTATCAAATTGCTGAAGCTGCAAAGGCTGGTGCCGACATTGTAACGGCTGGATTATCGGTTTACAAAACTGCATTTGAACATCCGTTTACTAAGCAAGGATTAGGCGTTTTCCAGAATGCTTGGGATAATACAAAAACAGAATAG
- a CDS encoding DUF4867 family protein — translation MFTALKKVNTDFPLFNVKDDEFKKYGQIIDDIDSDSLLKVLADKTIPDVGNTYVASDVSLESLPITTTIKTNIFGGLPIEVGYCNGHSHQLNCLEWHNSPEVNIATEDIVLFLGQTPKLQNDHYDVSDIEAFFIPAGTMIAIYGTTMHFAPCRTSDRGFKCLVVLLKDINADLPENLAKPKTLFKYGKWLITHPDNEKFTSQGAFPGIIGQNYELKLM, via the coding sequence ATGTTTACAGCATTAAAAAAAGTAAATACGGATTTCCCGTTATTTAACGTTAAGGATGATGAGTTTAAAAAATATGGCCAAATTATAGACGATATTGACTCAGATAGTTTGCTAAAAGTATTAGCTGACAAAACAATTCCGGACGTTGGTAATACCTATGTTGCATCTGATGTAAGCTTGGAAAGTTTACCAATTACAACTACTATTAAAACGAATATTTTTGGTGGCCTACCGATTGAAGTAGGTTATTGTAACGGACACAGCCATCAACTAAATTGTCTTGAGTGGCATAATTCGCCAGAAGTAAATATTGCAACTGAAGATATTGTACTTTTCTTAGGACAGACTCCTAAATTACAGAATGATCATTATGATGTATCGGATATTGAAGCATTCTTTATTCCAGCTGGAACCATGATTGCTATTTATGGAACAACAATGCATTTTGCACCGTGTCGAACTTCTGACAGAGGATTTAAATGTTTAGTTGTATTACTCAAGGATATTAATGCTGATTTACCAGAAAACTTAGCTAAGCCTAAAACACTATTTAAGTATGGTAAATGGTTAATTACTCATCCAGATAATGAAAAGTTTACTTCACAAGGTGCATTTCCTGGAATAATCGGTCAAAATTATGAACTGAAATTAATGTGA
- a CDS encoding NAD(P)-dependent oxidoreductase, with protein sequence MKIGFIGLGIMGGAMSANLIKKSNRDVFVFDFDESKVAKSAAIGAHACASSAEVVENADVIFTSVPKAEHVRAVHESVYDVIRSGQIFIDMSTIAPKDSVTLGKKINEYGAQFLDVPIVKSKQQAIDGTLGIYVGGPKEAYEKVKSLLELLGSDIVYMGENGKGITMKILHNMLVGEIQNGVNEMMLLAEKNGIDWQTFLKAISIGGANNFYIQTKAEVIGKRKFDTAFSVANMRKDVGIAEDMVNDQGIDLPGVKLVNGIYQQAIDRDLGNLDFSASFKVVESNAKAAE encoded by the coding sequence ATGAAAATTGGCTTTATTGGATTAGGTATTATGGGTGGCGCTATGTCAGCCAATTTAATTAAAAAGAGTAATCGAGATGTTTTTGTGTTTGATTTTGATGAGAGCAAGGTCGCAAAATCAGCCGCGATTGGGGCGCATGCCTGTGCTAGTAGCGCAGAAGTAGTGGAGAATGCTGATGTGATTTTCACTAGTGTTCCAAAAGCAGAACATGTTCGCGCAGTACATGAAAGTGTATACGATGTAATCAGATCGGGACAGATTTTTATTGATATGAGTACAATTGCACCTAAAGATTCGGTAACATTAGGCAAAAAAATTAATGAGTACGGTGCACAATTTCTTGATGTACCAATTGTTAAGTCAAAGCAACAAGCAATCGATGGTACGCTGGGTATTTATGTTGGTGGACCTAAAGAAGCGTATGAAAAAGTGAAGTCGTTACTTGAACTTTTAGGCAGTGATATCGTCTATATGGGTGAAAATGGTAAGGGTATTACTATGAAAATTTTACACAATATGTTAGTCGGTGAAATTCAAAATGGGGTCAATGAAATGATGTTGCTGGCTGAGAAAAATGGAATTGACTGGCAGACTTTTTTGAAAGCGATTTCTATCGGTGGCGCAAATAACTTCTATATTCAGACTAAAGCCGAAGTAATCGGCAAACGGAAATTTGATACTGCTTTTTCAGTAGCTAACATGCGTAAAGATGTTGGTATTGCCGAGGATATGGTAAATGATCAAGGAATTGATTTACCTGGTGTGAAATTAGTGAATGGTATTTATCAGCAGGCGATAGATCGTGATTTAGGAAACCTAGATTTCTCTGCATCATTTAAGGTTGTGGAAAGTAACGCAAAAGCTGCAGAGTAG